A genome region from Actinomycetota bacterium includes the following:
- a CDS encoding DUF2283 domain-containing protein: protein MRVSYDTTHDVLYIKFADAVEKVTSKNVDADITLGFDKDGKIAGIEILDASQHVDLTNLLPVHIDKKAAG from the coding sequence ATCTTATGATACGACCCATGATGTCTTGTATATTAAGTTTGCGGATGCTGTTGAAAAAGTAACCAGCAAGAATGTTGATGCGGATATAACGCTGGGTTTTGATAAAGACGGGAAGATAGCCGGTATTGAAATCCTCGACGCATCACAGCATGTAGACTTAACCAACCTGTTGCCGGTCCACATCGACAAAAAAGCCGCCGGATAG